A genomic window from Arthrobacter sp. FW305-BF8 includes:
- a CDS encoding PRC and DUF2382 domain-containing protein, whose protein sequence is MLAKEHIDDLLNQNGNVLSTDGGKIGSVGQVYADDENGQPTWVTARTGLFGTSESFIPLEGARVDGADIVVPYTKDQVKDAPRVEAEGHLDPAEEDRLYEHYQLNGTVAYSEAANGHTADSGRPADRSAAGLTATERDAGFAAGGGGGTYSAADERAGRDTSGVDDGDAMTRSEERVNVGTERQAAGRARLRKYVVTENVTQTVPVQREEVRLEREPITEGNRGEALGGPAISEAEHEVVLHEERPVVDKETVPVERVRLDTETVTDEVTVDEQVRKERIEADGVEDTRR, encoded by the coding sequence ATGCTCGCCAAGGAACACATCGACGACCTGCTGAACCAGAACGGAAACGTCCTCTCGACGGACGGAGGCAAGATCGGTTCCGTGGGACAGGTGTATGCGGACGATGAGAACGGGCAGCCTACCTGGGTAACCGCACGGACAGGCCTCTTCGGCACCTCCGAATCCTTCATCCCCCTCGAAGGCGCCCGGGTTGATGGAGCCGACATCGTCGTCCCGTACACCAAGGACCAGGTGAAGGACGCCCCGCGCGTGGAAGCGGAAGGACACCTTGACCCGGCCGAAGAGGACCGGCTCTACGAGCACTACCAGCTGAACGGAACGGTAGCTTACAGCGAGGCTGCGAACGGGCACACCGCCGACTCAGGCCGGCCGGCCGACCGGTCGGCGGCCGGCCTTACCGCCACTGAGCGGGATGCAGGATTCGCTGCCGGAGGTGGTGGCGGAACGTACAGCGCGGCGGATGAGAGGGCTGGTCGTGACACGTCCGGAGTGGACGACGGTGACGCCATGACCCGCTCGGAGGAACGCGTGAATGTCGGCACGGAAAGGCAGGCTGCCGGCCGGGCGCGCCTGCGCAAGTACGTGGTGACCGAAAACGTTACCCAGACCGTTCCCGTGCAGCGCGAGGAAGTGCGGCTGGAGCGCGAACCAATCACCGAAGGAAACAGGGGCGAGGCGCTGGGCGGTCCGGCCATCAGCGAGGCAGAACACGAGGTGGTGCTGCACGAGGAACGTCCGGTGGTGGACAAGGAAACCGTACCCGTTGAGCGGGTCAGGCTGGACACCGAAACCGTCACGGACGAGGTGACCGTGGATGAACAGGTCCGCAAGGAGCGCATTGAGGCCGACGGCGTAGAGGACACCCGCCGCTAA
- a CDS encoding MarR family winged helix-turn-helix transcriptional regulator — protein MVPNPDAEQWGPHQLLSMAARLVQRRQDQALAELGLTHAAVIALQGLLAGPLNQEQLASEIKVRSQSVGRVLSRLEEAGLVARASSSLDRRHNEVSITEAGRQALEAARKAEQDALPPDVVEGTVLGRELARVISYFPGRAKPGSAKNQNPAAAVSDPAADSTAEDETAETGSPVAGAPAEGTEVEGVMPATSAVTEGVAAAGQHASSADTAAEPALQRPASGDEVAAEQAAPAPKDRAGTKQKPDSEGYSAPE, from the coding sequence ATGGTCCCGAATCCTGACGCGGAGCAGTGGGGGCCTCACCAGCTGCTGTCCATGGCTGCCAGGCTCGTCCAGCGCAGGCAGGACCAGGCGCTGGCTGAACTCGGTCTCACCCACGCCGCTGTCATCGCGCTGCAGGGCCTCCTTGCCGGGCCGCTGAACCAGGAACAGCTGGCCTCTGAGATCAAGGTCCGCAGCCAGTCTGTTGGCAGGGTCCTGTCGCGGCTCGAGGAGGCAGGCCTGGTGGCTCGCGCATCCAGTTCCCTGGACAGGCGCCACAACGAGGTTTCCATAACGGAAGCAGGCCGCCAGGCGCTGGAAGCGGCCAGGAAGGCTGAGCAGGATGCGCTGCCCCCCGACGTCGTCGAGGGTACCGTCCTGGGCCGGGAGCTGGCGCGGGTCATCAGCTACTTTCCCGGCCGCGCCAAGCCCGGCTCCGCCAAGAACCAGAATCCGGCCGCTGCCGTCAGCGATCCAGCCGCGGACAGTACTGCGGAAGACGAGACGGCGGAAACTGGCTCTCCCGTAGCCGGTGCACCCGCAGAAGGCACGGAGGTAGAAGGCGTGATGCCCGCAACCAGTGCGGTGACAGAAGGTGTGGCCGCAGCCGGGCAGCATGCTTCGAGCGCGGATACTGCTGCGGAACCTGCCTTACAGAGGCCCGCTTCCGGAGATGAGGTTGCCGCGGAGCAAGCGGCACCGGCACCGAAGGACCGCGCCGGAACAAAGCAGAAGCCAGACAGCGAGGGCTACTCCGCCCCTGAATAG
- a CDS encoding ZIP family metal transporter, producing the protein MGTSLLFGVVASSALVMGALIGVRFELPKRLLAILLSFAAGALITALTFELFEDAYQRGGIVRAGLGLLVGAVVFTALSALLDRWAQPGSKSVPAGEFRGSAKLDTDAAAEEKAPASTFTRGAAGMALLAAVTLDGVPENIALGVSLGEGTGGLALLAAIFVSNLPEALVGAASMRSQGRTGGAIMALWTICAVLLVAAVVLGAGPLSGADPETISLPLAFAAGAVIASLADTLMPEAFEHGGPAVALSTAAGFVLSFVLSLA; encoded by the coding sequence GTGGGAACCTCCCTGCTGTTCGGCGTGGTGGCTTCAAGTGCCCTTGTTATGGGTGCCCTTATTGGTGTCCGCTTTGAGCTGCCGAAACGGCTGCTGGCGATTTTGCTCTCGTTCGCCGCCGGCGCACTCATCACGGCCCTGACCTTCGAGCTGTTTGAGGACGCTTACCAGCGAGGCGGCATTGTGCGGGCAGGGCTCGGCCTGCTGGTTGGCGCAGTGGTTTTCACCGCCCTGAGCGCTCTGCTTGACCGGTGGGCGCAGCCGGGGTCCAAATCAGTGCCTGCGGGTGAATTCCGCGGCAGCGCGAAGTTGGACACCGATGCGGCCGCCGAAGAGAAGGCCCCCGCCTCCACATTCACCCGAGGTGCAGCGGGCATGGCCCTGCTGGCCGCCGTGACCCTGGATGGTGTGCCGGAGAATATCGCCCTGGGCGTCTCGCTGGGGGAGGGGACAGGGGGGTTGGCGCTCCTGGCCGCGATCTTCGTGTCCAATTTGCCGGAGGCGCTAGTGGGCGCCGCGTCCATGCGCAGCCAAGGCCGTACCGGTGGGGCGATCATGGCACTGTGGACCATCTGCGCCGTGCTGCTCGTGGCAGCCGTAGTCCTTGGTGCAGGCCCGCTGTCCGGGGCGGACCCGGAAACCATCTCGCTGCCCTTGGCCTTTGCAGCCGGCGCCGTTATTGCTTCCCTCGCGGACACCCTGATGCCGGAAGCCTTCGAACACGGCGGCCCAGCGGTGGCACTCAGCACAGCGGCCGGGTTTGTGCTCTCCTTCGTGCTGTCCCTTGCTTGA
- a CDS encoding DUF4383 domain-containing protein, with amino-acid sequence MTTASPHAHGVHFGRTDVQNAGMGVGIVLMVVGVLGFIPGITARYGELMFLGPDSHAMFLGLFQVSMLLNIVQLVIGATGWAMSRSEMGARRFLMGAGALYIVLSIYGLSVGVDSAANFLSLNTPDNWTHMVLGVLMIACGWMFSRHSVEDRR; translated from the coding sequence ATGACTACCGCATCCCCACATGCACACGGCGTTCACTTTGGCAGGACTGACGTCCAGAACGCTGGCATGGGTGTAGGTATTGTCTTGATGGTGGTCGGTGTGCTGGGGTTCATCCCGGGCATCACCGCACGTTATGGCGAACTGATGTTCCTTGGGCCTGATTCGCACGCCATGTTCCTCGGCTTGTTCCAGGTATCCATGCTGCTCAACATCGTGCAGCTGGTTATCGGCGCAACCGGCTGGGCCATGTCCCGGAGCGAAATGGGCGCGCGCAGGTTCCTCATGGGCGCCGGTGCGCTGTACATCGTCCTCAGCATTTACGGGCTCAGTGTCGGAGTAGACTCGGCGGCCAACTTCCTGTCGCTGAATACGCCGGACAACTGGACGCACATGGTGCTTGGCGTGCTGATGATTGCCTGCGGCTGGATGTTTTCACGGCATTCGGTCGAGGACAGGAGATAG
- a CDS encoding cell division protein PerM yields the protein MKLRADQTGDRGLPMPLWLQGGLESAQAAMISALLVIAPIVAVWATSGFGSSGLDALARLAGQAWLVIHGVPLYLTAVGEGAAARAETGTLSLLPLGLTLIPFLLAWRAGRRLARASYTDQLWQALLGSWLVYAGFGIATGFICRTEDVEVFLWWAGLLPLVPFGLGMVIGARREAGSWSRLIGVDAVDWIARTSQHSRWAGSYLASAAKAGFVAVIAALAISSSLLAVDLFIHWNLVVAVYEGLDAGPVGGAALTIAQLGFLPNLAVFALAWLSGSGFALGAGSQVGPLGTAVGPLPTIPVFAAIPSGPLDFGPVALVVPVLAGVLAGWWFLREGENHFDEWLSIKLHVRWLTAAASTLFLALIVGAAAGVLAAALAWLARGSAGIGRLTDIGPDPLQTAVWLAAEVGIGVVIGYAAGPWLERRQLRDAEQGTAPNSK from the coding sequence ATGAAACTGCGTGCTGACCAGACCGGAGACCGTGGCCTTCCCATGCCCCTGTGGCTGCAGGGCGGGCTCGAGTCCGCGCAGGCGGCGATGATTTCCGCACTGCTGGTCATCGCACCCATCGTTGCGGTGTGGGCCACCTCGGGTTTCGGAAGCAGCGGCCTCGATGCGTTGGCGCGGCTCGCCGGCCAGGCTTGGCTGGTCATCCACGGGGTGCCCCTCTACCTCACCGCGGTGGGCGAGGGCGCTGCCGCCAGGGCCGAGACCGGCACACTGTCGCTGCTTCCGCTGGGCCTGACCCTCATCCCGTTCCTGCTGGCCTGGCGGGCAGGCAGGCGCCTTGCCCGGGCGTCGTACACGGACCAGCTGTGGCAGGCGCTGCTTGGCTCGTGGCTGGTCTATGCGGGTTTTGGCATCGCCACCGGGTTCATCTGCCGGACCGAGGACGTTGAGGTCTTCCTGTGGTGGGCCGGGCTGCTGCCGCTGGTTCCGTTCGGCCTCGGCATGGTCATCGGCGCCCGGCGGGAGGCCGGTTCGTGGAGCCGCCTGATCGGCGTCGACGCCGTGGACTGGATCGCCCGCACCAGCCAGCATTCGCGGTGGGCGGGTTCGTATCTGGCTTCGGCCGCCAAGGCCGGCTTCGTGGCTGTTATCGCCGCGCTCGCCATTTCCTCGTCGCTGCTGGCCGTGGATCTTTTCATCCACTGGAACCTTGTGGTGGCGGTTTATGAAGGGCTCGACGCCGGGCCCGTCGGAGGCGCGGCCCTCACGATTGCGCAGCTCGGTTTCCTGCCGAACCTGGCAGTGTTCGCACTCGCGTGGCTGAGCGGCTCTGGTTTCGCGCTGGGAGCCGGCTCGCAGGTGGGTCCGCTGGGGACCGCCGTCGGACCGCTGCCCACCATCCCCGTTTTTGCTGCCATCCCTTCGGGCCCACTCGACTTCGGACCGGTGGCGCTGGTGGTTCCGGTGCTCGCCGGGGTCCTGGCCGGCTGGTGGTTCCTTCGCGAAGGGGAAAATCACTTCGACGAGTGGCTGTCCATCAAGCTGCACGTCCGCTGGCTGACCGCCGCGGCGTCCACGCTGTTCCTGGCCCTCATCGTCGGGGCTGCTGCCGGCGTTCTGGCAGCGGCCCTTGCCTGGCTTGCGCGCGGCTCGGCCGGCATCGGCCGCCTCACGGACATCGGTCCGGACCCACTGCAGACGGCAGTCTGGCTGGCGGCGGAAGTCGGCATCGGCGTCGTAATTGGGTACGCGGCGGGACCGTGGCTGGAACGCCGGCAACTGCGGGACGCCGAGCAGGGGACTGCACCCAACAGCAAATAG
- the purN gene encoding phosphoribosylglycinamide formyltransferase, which yields MRIVVLVSGTGSNLQAVIDAVQAGDLDIEIAAVGADRAGTYGVERSVAAGIETFVVDFKAYTDRSEWNAALTEAVAAYQPDVVVSSGFMRIVSPEFIDAFDGKYLNTHPALLPSFPGAHGVRDAMAYGVKVTGCTVHWADAGVDTGPIIAQEAVAIEDYDTEDTLHERIKVVERRLLVSTLASLAAKHAAARTI from the coding sequence ATGCGCATAGTAGTCCTCGTCTCCGGAACCGGTTCCAACCTCCAGGCCGTCATCGACGCCGTTCAGGCCGGAGACCTGGATATTGAGATCGCCGCGGTGGGCGCGGACCGCGCGGGAACCTACGGCGTGGAGCGCTCTGTTGCTGCCGGGATCGAAACGTTCGTAGTGGATTTCAAGGCCTACACGGACCGCTCGGAGTGGAATGCTGCACTGACGGAAGCCGTGGCCGCGTACCAGCCGGACGTGGTGGTGTCGTCAGGCTTCATGCGGATCGTGAGCCCCGAGTTCATCGACGCCTTCGACGGAAAATACCTCAACACGCACCCCGCCCTGCTGCCGTCCTTCCCCGGCGCCCACGGTGTCCGCGACGCCATGGCCTACGGCGTGAAGGTCACCGGCTGTACCGTGCACTGGGCCGACGCCGGCGTGGACACCGGGCCCATCATCGCGCAGGAGGCGGTGGCCATCGAGGACTACGACACCGAGGACACCCTGCACGAGCGGATCAAGGTGGTGGAGCGCCGGCTCTTGGTCTCTACCCTCGCGTCCCTTGCGGCAAAGCACGCCGCCGCGCGCACCATCTAA
- a CDS encoding MFS transporter, protein MNIYTAVPSGEQVVQELPWRWKVQGRIFVIGGLGFMFDAWDVTLNGILIPLLSTHWSLTPGEAGWIGTANLIGMALGAFIWGTIADTIGRRKAFTATLLIFSLFTVLGAFSPDFLWFCVFRFMAGFGLGGCIPVDYALVGEFTPRRQRGRVLTAMDGWWPVGAALCGFVSAWLVAAFADWRLTMLVMVLPALLVFWVRRSVPESPLFLIRKGRREEAARVIDGLVEATGAEARAYSLPEPQAVPRFSAGSAWQQLRGVWQFNWKITTAAWALFMSILLVYYLSLTWMPRILIGAGFAEYKAFLTTAGMAAVGLLGVIAAALLVERVGRKWLLAVTGPLSALVLVVVAFVVDVPTAAVFWLLVFGFVVQVAIPVLYAYVSELYPTELRGSGFGWASTFSRLGAGFGPLIFANYFWPQLGLATSFALAGGLVVLSVLWMAFFSPETRQRRLE, encoded by the coding sequence ATGAATATTTACACCGCTGTGCCCAGTGGCGAGCAGGTAGTCCAGGAACTGCCGTGGCGCTGGAAAGTGCAGGGCCGGATCTTTGTGATCGGCGGCCTGGGGTTCATGTTCGATGCCTGGGACGTCACCCTGAACGGCATTCTCATCCCGCTGCTGTCCACCCATTGGAGTCTCACCCCGGGCGAGGCCGGCTGGATCGGCACGGCCAACCTGATCGGGATGGCCCTGGGTGCCTTCATCTGGGGCACCATCGCCGACACCATCGGGCGCAGGAAGGCCTTCACGGCCACGCTGCTGATCTTCTCGCTCTTCACGGTCCTCGGCGCCTTCTCCCCTGACTTCCTCTGGTTCTGCGTGTTCCGCTTCATGGCCGGGTTCGGCCTGGGCGGCTGCATTCCCGTGGACTACGCGCTGGTGGGCGAGTTCACGCCCCGCAGGCAGCGCGGCCGGGTGCTCACCGCGATGGACGGCTGGTGGCCCGTGGGTGCCGCGCTCTGCGGCTTCGTGTCCGCCTGGCTCGTCGCCGCTTTTGCCGACTGGCGCCTGACCATGCTCGTCATGGTGCTGCCTGCCCTGCTGGTGTTCTGGGTGCGGCGCAGCGTTCCCGAGTCGCCGCTGTTCCTGATCCGCAAGGGACGCCGCGAGGAAGCCGCCCGGGTGATTGACGGCCTGGTCGAGGCCACCGGCGCCGAGGCCCGGGCGTACAGCCTGCCCGAGCCGCAGGCCGTCCCGCGGTTTTCCGCCGGCAGCGCGTGGCAGCAACTGCGCGGGGTCTGGCAGTTCAACTGGAAGATCACCACCGCCGCCTGGGCGCTGTTCATGAGCATCCTGCTGGTCTACTACCTGTCCCTGACCTGGATGCCGCGGATCCTGATCGGCGCCGGGTTCGCCGAGTACAAGGCGTTCCTGACGACGGCGGGGATGGCCGCCGTCGGGCTCCTGGGCGTGATTGCGGCAGCGCTGCTCGTGGAACGGGTGGGCCGCAAGTGGCTGCTGGCTGTTACCGGACCGCTGTCCGCGCTGGTCCTGGTGGTGGTGGCGTTCGTGGTGGATGTGCCCACGGCTGCCGTGTTCTGGCTGCTGGTGTTCGGGTTCGTGGTGCAGGTGGCCATCCCGGTGCTTTATGCCTACGTGTCCGAGCTGTACCCCACGGAGCTGCGCGGCAGCGGCTTCGGCTGGGCGTCCACGTTCTCGCGGCTGGGCGCAGGCTTCGGCCCGCTCATTTTTGCGAACTACTTCTGGCCGCAGCTGGGTCTGGCCACATCGTTTGCCCTCGCCGGCGGCCTAGTGGTCCTGTCGGTGCTGTGGATGGCGTTCTTCTCCCCCGAAACCAGGCAGCGCCGCCTCGAGTAG
- the purH gene encoding bifunctional phosphoribosylaminoimidazolecarboxamide formyltransferase/IMP cyclohydrolase translates to MSLTQLDRVPIRRALISVYDKTGLEELAKGLHAAGVKIVSTGSTAKKIAAAGIPVQEVEEVTGSPEMLDGRVKTLHPRVHGGILADRRVPAHMETLATMEIEAFDLVVVNLYPFVETVRSGAAQDDVVEQIDIGGPAMVRSAAKNHAAVTIVVDPTFYGDVVRAAAEGGFDLKTRRRLAAKAFAHTATYDTAVATWTASQFLDEDGDGVIDWPAYAGLALERSEVLRYGENPHQQAALYVDKAAPAGIAQADQIHGKAMSYNNFVDADAALRAAYDFAEPAVAIIKHANPCGVAVASAGAVDPIADAHAKAHACDPVSAFGGVIAANRTVTAGMAQTVAGIFTEVVIAPGFEPEAVEILSKKKNIRLLSLPEGYGRYPAEIRQVSGGVLVQITDKVDADGDNPANWTLAAGEAADDATLADLAFAWTACRAAKSNAILLASNGAAVGIGMGQVNRLDSCKLAVERANTLGVQVESNVDGAGGASNADASGAPARARGAVAASDAFFPFADGLQILIDAGVRAVVQPGGSVRDEEVIAAANAAGITMYFTGARHFFH, encoded by the coding sequence GTGAGCTTGACGCAGCTTGACCGTGTTCCCATCCGCCGGGCCCTGATCTCGGTATACGACAAGACCGGTCTGGAGGAGCTCGCCAAGGGCCTGCACGCAGCAGGCGTCAAAATTGTTTCCACTGGCTCGACCGCCAAGAAGATCGCCGCGGCCGGCATCCCGGTTCAGGAAGTCGAGGAAGTCACCGGGTCCCCCGAGATGCTCGACGGCCGGGTCAAGACCCTGCACCCGCGCGTCCACGGCGGCATCCTCGCCGACCGTCGCGTCCCCGCCCACATGGAGACCCTCGCCACGATGGAGATCGAGGCCTTCGACCTCGTCGTGGTGAACCTCTACCCGTTCGTGGAGACGGTCAGGTCCGGCGCCGCGCAGGACGACGTCGTGGAGCAGATCGACATCGGAGGCCCCGCCATGGTGCGCTCCGCAGCAAAGAACCACGCCGCCGTCACCATCGTGGTGGACCCGACGTTCTACGGCGACGTGGTCCGCGCCGCCGCCGAGGGCGGCTTCGACCTCAAGACCCGCCGCCGGCTCGCCGCGAAGGCGTTCGCGCACACCGCCACGTACGACACCGCTGTGGCCACCTGGACCGCCAGCCAGTTCCTGGACGAGGACGGCGACGGCGTCATCGACTGGCCCGCCTACGCCGGCCTCGCCCTGGAACGCTCCGAGGTGCTGCGCTACGGCGAGAACCCCCACCAGCAGGCCGCGCTCTACGTGGACAAGGCAGCCCCCGCGGGCATCGCCCAGGCTGACCAGATCCACGGCAAGGCCATGAGCTACAACAACTTCGTGGACGCCGATGCAGCACTGCGCGCCGCCTACGACTTCGCCGAGCCCGCCGTGGCCATCATCAAGCACGCCAACCCCTGCGGTGTGGCCGTGGCATCCGCCGGCGCCGTCGACCCGATCGCCGATGCCCATGCCAAGGCCCACGCCTGCGACCCCGTCTCCGCGTTCGGCGGTGTCATCGCGGCCAACCGCACGGTCACTGCCGGCATGGCCCAGACCGTGGCCGGCATCTTCACCGAGGTGGTCATCGCCCCCGGCTTCGAGCCCGAGGCCGTGGAGATCCTCTCCAAGAAAAAGAACATCCGCCTGCTGTCCCTCCCCGAGGGCTACGGCCGCTACCCGGCGGAAATCCGCCAGGTCTCCGGCGGCGTCCTGGTGCAGATCACCGATAAGGTGGACGCCGACGGCGACAACCCCGCCAACTGGACGCTTGCCGCCGGGGAAGCAGCCGACGACGCCACGCTGGCCGACCTCGCCTTCGCCTGGACCGCCTGCCGCGCCGCCAAGTCCAACGCGATCCTGCTCGCCTCCAACGGCGCCGCAGTGGGCATCGGCATGGGCCAGGTCAACCGCCTGGACTCCTGCAAGCTCGCCGTCGAGCGGGCCAACACGCTGGGCGTGCAGGTTGAGTCCAACGTGGACGGTGCCGGCGGCGCCTCCAACGCCGATGCGAGTGGGGCTCCCGCCCGTGCCCGCGGCGCGGTGGCTGCCTCCGACGCGTTCTTCCCGTTCGCCGACGGCCTGCAGATCCTGATCGACGCCGGCGTGCGGGCTGTGGTGCAGCCCGGCGGCTCGGTCCGTGACGAGGAAGTCATCGCCGCGGCCAACGCTGCGGGCATCACCATGTACTTCACCGGCGCCCGCCACTTCTTCCACTAA
- a CDS encoding trypsin-like serine peptidase, producing MTSKKTLAGSLVSLSTGLLLVVSAIGGAAASSATSQDATQLQVASTPVSSPQGYWTPERMRAALPGDVLAVKAVARHENKGSSPSAAVATGAPRRIAGTAAQTTVTTALHEDEEPVPHIGKVFFTLAGINYVCSGNSVAAQNKSLVATAGHCVNEGPGAFATNWVFVPGYDNGLAPYGQWPARSLHAPRNWTSGGDIRYDTGFAVVARVSGESLADSVGASGVEFNQPRGLTYKSYGYPAAAPFTGKTLISCTGTAKDDTINPQFNSQGIPCDMTGGSSGGPWFAQGNEDAESGADGFQNSINSYGYGTRSTTMFGPFWGSTIMKVYDNAQSK from the coding sequence ATGACGAGCAAAAAGACTCTGGCTGGCAGCCTCGTGAGCCTCTCCACGGGCTTGCTGCTGGTAGTGAGCGCCATCGGCGGCGCTGCAGCCTCTTCTGCAACGTCGCAGGATGCAACCCAGCTGCAGGTTGCCAGCACCCCCGTGTCCAGCCCGCAGGGCTACTGGACGCCCGAGCGCATGCGCGCCGCCCTTCCCGGCGATGTGCTGGCCGTCAAGGCCGTGGCAAGGCACGAAAATAAAGGCTCCTCGCCTTCGGCTGCCGTTGCAACGGGAGCGCCCAGGAGAATCGCCGGTACGGCCGCGCAGACCACGGTAACCACAGCCCTGCACGAAGACGAAGAACCGGTGCCCCACATCGGCAAGGTCTTCTTCACCCTCGCCGGCATCAACTACGTCTGCTCCGGCAACTCAGTCGCCGCCCAGAACAAGAGCCTCGTGGCCACCGCCGGCCACTGCGTTAATGAGGGACCGGGCGCCTTCGCCACCAACTGGGTGTTTGTTCCCGGCTACGACAATGGCTTGGCCCCGTATGGTCAATGGCCCGCCCGGTCGTTGCACGCGCCACGGAACTGGACCTCCGGCGGCGATATCCGGTACGACACCGGCTTCGCCGTGGTGGCCCGGGTGTCGGGCGAGAGCCTCGCCGACAGCGTGGGTGCTTCCGGTGTGGAGTTCAACCAGCCCCGGGGGCTGACATACAAGTCCTACGGCTACCCGGCCGCGGCCCCGTTCACCGGCAAGACCCTGATCAGCTGCACAGGCACGGCCAAGGATGACACGATCAACCCCCAGTTCAACTCCCAGGGCATTCCCTGCGACATGACGGGCGGCTCCTCGGGGGGCCCCTGGTTTGCCCAGGGCAACGAAGACGCTGAAAGTGGGGCCGACGGCTTCCAGAACTCGATCAACAGCTACGGGTATGGAACGCGTTCCACCACGATGTTCGGGCCGTTCTGGGGCTCGACCATCATGAAGGTCTATGACAATGCACAGAGCAAATGA